A genomic window from Lotus japonicus ecotype B-129 chromosome 1, LjGifu_v1.2 includes:
- the LOC130733223 gene encoding nascent polypeptide-associated complex subunit alpha-like protein 2: MSPGTVLDASSDDHQQLPSATDDKKKPQPQEYDDAPVVEDVHDEADEDEDDDEDDEDDEDGAQGTTEGSKQSRSEKKSRKAMLKLGLKPVTGVSRVTIKRTKNILFFISKPDVFKSPNSETYVIFGEAKIEDLSSQLQTQAAQQFRMPDMASVMAKQDQGAAAADGAQPEEEEEEVDETGVEPHDIDLVMTQAGVSRSKAVKALKTHNGDIVGAIMELTT, from the exons ATGTCTCCAGGTACCGTTCTCGACGCTTCCTCCGACGACCACCAACAACTTCCCTCCGCCACCGACGACAAGAAGAAACCTCAACCGCAG GAGTACGATGATGCTCCTGTTGTTGAGGACGTGCACGATGAAgccgatgaagatgaagatgacgaCGAGGAcgatgaggatgatgaagatggtgcTCAAG GTACCACTGAGGGTTCAAAGCAGAGCAGAAGTGAGAAAAAAAGCCGAAAAGCAATGTTGAAGCTTGGGCTGAAGCCTGTCACTGGCGTTAGTAGGGTCACAATCAAGAGAACAAAAAAT ATACTTTTTTTCATCTCAAAACCTGATGTCTTTAAGAGTCCGAATTCTGAGACATATGTCATATTCGGGGAGGCGAAAATAGAGGACCTGAGCTCGCAGTTGCAGACGCAAGCTGCTCAGCAGTTCAGAATGCCAGATATGGCATCTGTAATGGCAAAACAAGATCAAGGCGCTGCTGCAGCTGATGGAGCACAgcctgaggaagaagaagaggaggttgATGAAACCGGCGTGGAGCCCCACGACATTGACTTGGTCATGACACAAGCTGGAGTGTCAAGAAGCAAGGCTGTCAAGGCTCTCAAGACTCACAATGGGGACATTGTTGGTGCCATCATGGAGCTCACTACTTAA
- the LOC130709453 gene encoding uncharacterized protein LOC130709453 gives MENGLSCMLNLLLEGQSPCGFRFGSGISINHLQSVDDTLIFCGDDVCQLKRIYAAIEAFMWVSGLKVNFTKSQLIGCNIPHNRVVELAQRFDFSSGQLPIQYLGAPLVDNPRLKQFWIPIIEKMRVKLAAWNSKFLLINGRLVLLKSVISIIMCKTGTW, from the exons ATGGAAAATGGCCTCTCGTGTATGCTGAATTTATTGTTGGAAGGGCAATCACCATGTGGGTTTCGCTTTGGCTCCGGGATATCCATCAACCATCTCCAATCTGTCGATGACACACTCATATTTTGTGGGGATGATGTGTGTCAATTGAAGCGCATTTATGCTGCCATTGAAGCCTTTATGTGGGTGTCTGGCTTAAAGGTAAATTTTACCAAATCTCAATTAATTGGGTGTAATATTCCTCATAATCGTGTGGTGGAATTAGCCCAGCGCTTTGACTTCAGCTCGGGCCAGCTCCCAATTCAATATTTGGGGGCTCCTCTTGTTGATAACCCTCGGCTGAAACAATTCTGGATTCCGATTATTGAGAAAATGCGAGTGAAGTTGGCAGCTTGGAATTCCAAATTCTTATTGATAAATGGTAGACTTGTCTTACTGAAATCGGTGATATCGATAATAATGTGTAAAACTGGAACTTG GTGA